The genome window AAACTTGTTTATCTCACATTTATATGAAGGACCATGAAACAAGTATGCTGGTATGTACCTTGCCCTGGTCATCAGTAAGAAGATACTCTGATatgcaacaaaaacaaaatcaccgATTTGGGACAAAAAGGAAGCAAGATACAAATATGGCTAAACAAAGCGACATTACAATGCCAAAACACCATACCGATAAACTTCAGCTGAGCTTTGATGACGACGATCTTGCTGAGCTTCTCGTTGATACCAAAAATCTTTTGAACACAGATAGTTTCAAACGTGCCGGTGTGACAGGCAAAGAAGCGGAAACAATGCTAGAGAATCTGGTGAAATACTTATGCTTCTGTCAATGTTCACCGGGGAACATTTTGCACACTATTGAGAGTAATCCCGATATAATGCATACACCCTGGCATTCTCTCCAGACAGTAATCTTATTATTAGAAGAAATTGGACTTCGAAGAGGACAGCTCTTGAAAGCTCTAAACGAACATAAACCACTATGGGGTATGGAGTCGGGGACCATACGGAAGCGTCTCGGTCAGCTGCGACAGATAGGATTCAACGATGATCTGAAGAAGGCTGTAGCAAAATGGCCGCAGATTTTGACCATTTCGGGCAAGCAGCTGAACAAAGTTTTTGAAGCACTAAAGCAGTGTGATTTCTCACGACAGGAGATCAAAACGATCATTGCCGATCATCCGTGGGTTTTGAGCGACTCACCACACGATATTGGTAAGCTACAGTTTTTATTGGTGAATTTTTAGCATTCCAGACAGCAATCAATCCTACGCTTTTTTTGGAGAGGTTTTTTATGAAGGATTAATTCCTAAATGAAGTGATGA of Amphiura filiformis chromosome 14, Afil_fr2py, whole genome shotgun sequence contains these proteins:
- the LOC140169662 gene encoding uncharacterized protein, giving the protein MASLAIRRNSLGVFMRKFRNCRPIATSSGMAPVMLGRKKHVLYKCNAGLPFMQTCLSHIYMKDHETSMLVCTLPWSSVRRYSDMQQKQNHRFGTKRKQDTNMAKQSDITMPKHHTDKLQLSFDDDDLAELLVDTKNLLNTDSFKRAGVTGKEAETMLENLVKYLCFCQCSPGNILHTIESNPDIMHTPWHSLQTVILLLEEIGLRRGQLLKALNEHKPLWGMESGTIRKRLGQLRQIGFNDDLKKAVAKWPQILTISGKQLNKVFEALKQCDFSRQEIKTIIADHPWVLSDSPHDIVVRFQYVHFCMGITEGKELVHGKIFRYPLDHTRSRHILLERMGIFRTPDKHKIDSAKNPQLQMIIDTTDARFCSKVAAGISVEDFEVFKRNLKDELKEMGMDDAVDDDGYISHDYESDEYSDDDDDGDEEEYSDSDEDEPKTRYRR